In the Syntrophus aciditrophicus SB genome, GATCCTTATCGACTTTTAAAAAAATGACACGGAATTTCCTGCATTCCAGGCGGCATTTCCACATATTTATGCTTTTCCGGCTGCAGTTACAAAATTGGCCAAACTGTTCTGCGTGATGAAAGACACCCATGGTGTTTGATGGCGGCTGAATGCCTTACATCTACTGAAACCGGCAAGGCCCGTCCGCCATGTCGGCTGCGGACCTTGCCGGAATCCGGTCAGAAATCTCTCTTCTCTTTATCGTCAATCATTTCAACCAGAACCCCGTTGAGTTTTTTCGGGTGCACAAAGGCATATTCACAGTTGCGGAAAGGACGGACAATCTCTCCCCGCTTATCGGGTATGAACGGATACCCCTTGTCCAGAAGTTCCTTGACGGCTTCGCGGGTTTTTCCCACATTGAAGCTGATAAGCATGACACCCTCGCCGTTCTTTTCGATGAATTTGGCAACATCGCCGTCCGGTGCTGTGGATTCCATTAATTCAAATCCCACTTCCCCTATCCAGTAGCGTGCGACGCGTATCTTTTCCGGTTCGTCCACATAAGCGTCGTCCGGCTTGTCTTTTCCCAAAAGCGGCTCCCATGTCCTGCGGGCCTCATCCAGGTTCCTGACTGCAATGCAGATATGATCCAGCCTTTGGATATCCATTACCTCTCCTTCTTTCTGCAGGCCGGGCACACCTGCGTCTTCCAGGTTCAACAGAAACGGCGGGACTAATCGCTTGAGGTATCGTACGGATACGGTGCCGCCCTCTCCGAGATTATCATTTTACAGTAAAGGATGCCTGCATTTCGTCTGAGGCTGTTCCCGATTTAATCCTGTAGGTAACGATGTAAAGGCCTTTTTTCGCGGTCTCCGGCAATGTTAAGGGAATGCTTGAAGTAAAGGTCCCCGTTCCCCTGGTTGTCCGTATTTCCGGGTTGCCTACAAGTTCATTCCCCAGTCTTATTTCTCTCGTTTCAACGATATTGAGCTGTGCATCCTTCGAATCGCTCAACAGAGCATAAGTCATCTTGAGTTCGACGTTGCCGCCTGGTTTCACAATCTGGGGAACAGTTGAAACATCCTCAATTCTCAGCAGGGTTCCCTGACTGACATCGTAATCGTATCTTTTTGCCGTTTCCGTACCCGTTCGTTTCTGATCGTAATAATAATGGCCGAGCACGCCGCCGACAAGAGCGCCGATAAGACCTCCGATAACAGCGCTTTTTGTGTCCTTTCCTAAAACCGAGCCCAATACGGCTCCTGCCGCCGCGCCCATTCCCGCGCCTGTCGCCGCACCTTTACGCTCCTCCGGAATGTTCGGCATTGTCTGACAACTGGTCACAAAAACGAAAGCCGCCAGAACGAGAACAAGAATTATCCTTTTTTTCATAGTATTATCCCCCCATCAGGCAACTGTTGTCGTTCTTTTTTATTTTAGAATCAAATTGTTCTTTACGGAAACTACCCCCTGGACGCTTCTTGCAATTTTTTCAGCGTGTTCCTTAGTTTTCTGGCTGTCTACAAAACCGCTCAACTGAACCACGCCTTTGTATGTCTCCACACTGATTTGAAACACCTTCAGGCCTGCATCCTGAGCCAGCAACGTTTTTACTTTAGTGGTAATGACGGAATCATCAATAAATTCCCCGGTGCTTGACGATGTAGGAGTTGACGCACAGCCCAGCAGGGCAACCATCAGAAGCAGACTGATTAACGTTCTTGCGATTATCTTTGATTTAGCCATGGTTTTTACCTCCTCCTTGAAATAATTGAAAATTGTTAAAAAACTCTTCCCTCTCTCCTTTTAAAAATGGGACAGACTTTTCACCTTCTCTTTTCTGCTGTCTCTATCTCATTTAGGGCCTTGTGCCTTTTCAGGCCTTCCCTTGCCGTCCCTTTTTTCTCCTCCTCTCTGTTCATGCCCCCCTTGGGATCTCCGAGAATCCTGATGCCGGACTTCCCTGAAGTGCTGCCGGTCTTTGCTTTCTTCGCGGGATTGCGGCCGGGGTTGCGGCTGGTATATCTCACGCTGTTGCGGCCGGGATTGGGGCCGATTCATTTCTTGCGGCTGCGGTCGGGGTTGCGTCTGTACGGATCGGGGGGACTGCTGCGGCTGCGGTCTGGATTTCATATCCGGAACCCCCCAATACTGCCGGCGTTCCCAATGTTTCTGCCTTTCCCATTTTTTCCAGTTCCTTTGAACCTGGCTGGCGGGAACACGCTGGTGCTGCCAGGGATAACCCTGCCAGCGATGATCCCGATAATCATCTCTCCACCGCGGGGGAACCGTTGCGTAGAACAACGGCCTTCCTTTATAGTAAGCCCAGCCTCTGTCATAATAGCGTGAACGATACCAGTACCCTCCCCAAGGACGCCACCACCAGCCGCCATAGAAAAAAATGTCCACGGGGACGTCCGGAACGGCATAAACATAAGTTCCGGGGATCACGACGGTTACCGGCGGCGCTGAAAATACGATGGCCGGCGGCAGGGCGATGCCGACGTGAACATTGACGT is a window encoding:
- a CDS encoding VOC family protein, with translation MDIQRLDHICIAVRNLDEARRTWEPLLGKDKPDDAYVDEPEKIRVARYWIGEVGFELMESTAPDGDVAKFIEKNGEGVMLISFNVGKTREAVKELLDKGYPFIPDKRGEIVRPFRNCEYAFVHPKKLNGVLVEMIDDKEKRDF
- a CDS encoding BON domain-containing protein translates to MAKSKIIARTLISLLLMVALLGCASTPTSSSTGEFIDDSVITTKVKTLLAQDAGLKVFQISVETYKGVVQLSGFVDSQKTKEHAEKIARSVQGVVSVKNNLILK
- a CDS encoding glycine zipper 2TM domain-containing protein yields the protein MKKRIILVLVLAAFVFVTSCQTMPNIPEERKGAATGAGMGAAAGAVLGSVLGKDTKSAVIGGLIGALVGGVLGHYYYDQKRTGTETAKRYDYDVSQGTLLRIEDVSTVPQIVKPGGNVELKMTYALLSDSKDAQLNIVETREIRLGNELVGNPEIRTTRGTGTFTSSIPLTLPETAKKGLYIVTYRIKSGTASDEMQASFTVK